The genomic stretch GGTCTGGATTGACCGGCACAGGCCCGTTCGCAAGCGCAGCCGCAAGCATCTGGCTGCGGCTGTCGGGGGTTTCCAGACTGATCCTGCCCAGCGCGCCGCTGCGATAGTCGAGCAACAGGATCTGAGCGGCCTTCTCCAGATCGAGACCGCCCCCCTTTTGCAGGCAGCCGCGACGACGTCCGACCTCCTCGACCAGCCCCGGCCCGTCGAAGTTCGACGGGTCAATGCGATAGCGGGCGGCGAGCAGCGCAGGGTAGCGTTCGAGCAGCACGTCACCCAGAAAGGCCGCGACCTCCTCGTCGATCACCGCATTGCGGCCGATCGCATGGCTCGCCGCGAGCATGAAGCCGTCGGAATCGTAGTCGATCTTGGGCCACATCAGTCCGGGCGTATCGGTGAGCGTCAGGCCGGGGCCGAGATCGAGCGTCTGCTGGCTCTTGGTCACCGCCGGTTCGTCGCCAACCTTGGCCACCTTGCGCTTGATCAGCGCATTCATCAGCGTGGACTTGCCCACGTTGGGAATGCCCATCAGGATCATCCGCAGCGGCTTAATGTTGTCGCTGCGGTGCGGTGCGAGCTGGCGACACAGGCCGGTGATGCGTGCCACGTCAGCCGGCTTCTTGGCCGAAATCGACACGGCCTTCACCCCCGGCTGACGGTTGTAGAAATCCATCCACGCCTGCGTCGCCACCGGGTCGGCGAGATCCGCCTTGTTCAGGAGCTTGAGACAGGGGCGGTTGCGGAAGCGGCGCAACTCTCCGATCATCGGATTGCTGCTGGCTTCGGGCAGGCGGGCATCGGTCACTTCGATGACGACATCAATCGCAGCCAGCGTCTCCGCCGCTTTCCGGCGCGCGGAGTTCATGTGACCGGGGAACCACTGGATGGGCATCTGAAATCCGGACTAACTAAAAAGGGCCTGCATTATCCCACCTTCCGGCCCCAACTGAATCCGGCGCGCACAGCGACTTGCGATACACCTCGTCATCGTCATATCCATCCCCTTGCATGACGAATCAAAAAAAAACCCCACACCCAATAAAAACCATGTATTGTGGCGTCGCAGTCGATTCAAGCAGTTGTCTTTGTGGTGTCGTTTCCGCGTGTTCGTTCCGCGAACTTTACGGTTTGATTCCCTCGATACTTGTTTCTTGATCGTTCCTGCACTCTGGGCGCGAGCCCCTTCTTATGTTTTAAAGGAACGCAAAATGAGCACTCAAACCGGTACCGTCAAGTGGTTCAACGACGCCAAGGGCTTCGGCTTCATCACCCCGGAACAGGGCGGTGACGACCTGTTCGCACACTTCAGCGAAATTCAAGGCAAGGGCTTCAAGAGCCTGGCCGAGAACCAGC from Parazoarcus communis encodes the following:
- the ylqF gene encoding ribosome biogenesis GTPase YlqF — encoded protein: MPIQWFPGHMNSARRKAAETLAAIDVVIEVTDARLPEASSNPMIGELRRFRNRPCLKLLNKADLADPVATQAWMDFYNRQPGVKAVSISAKKPADVARITGLCRQLAPHRSDNIKPLRMILMGIPNVGKSTLMNALIKRKVAKVGDEPAVTKSQQTLDLGPGLTLTDTPGLMWPKIDYDSDGFMLAASHAIGRNAVIDEEVAAFLGDVLLERYPALLAARYRIDPSNFDGPGLVEEVGRRRGCLQKGGGLDLEKAAQILLLDYRSGALGRISLETPDSRSQMLAAALANGPVPVNPDLAVDEDEEE
- the cspE gene encoding cold-shock protein, encoding MSTQTGTVKWFNDAKGFGFITPEQGGDDLFAHFSEIQGKGFKSLAENQRVEFEVKNGPKGLQAANIRPL